A stretch of the Malus sylvestris chromosome 10, drMalSylv7.2, whole genome shotgun sequence genome encodes the following:
- the LOC126584418 gene encoding S-protein homolog 74-like, producing MSRFSNIHVLVLAFAIAMSPSLCFPSTKGEVFPVFTKWHVYVVNGLGNQESLFVHCKSKDNDLGIQNLSPGTNTTWGFRTNFLHSTLFWCYLRKSSAQHAALKVFWQDIYLFEKCNWKNCIWIAKDDGIYIKDFANVRDEFSKKWEEGWIKTQDSYRSL from the coding sequence ATGAGTAGGTTCAGCAACATCCATGTACTTGTTCTTGCATTTGCAATAGCAATGAGTCCAAGCTTGTGCTTTCCTTCAACCAAAGGTGAAGTGTTTCCTGTGTTCACCAAGTGGCATGTATATGTTGTCAACGGATTGGGGAACCAAGAGAGCTTGTTCGTCCATTGTAAATCCAAAGACAATGATTTAGGGATTCAAAATCTCTCACCAGGGACTAATACTACTTGGGGTTTCAGGACAAACTTTTTACACTCTACTCTTTTCTGGTGCTACTTGCGCAAGTCAAGTGCCCAACATGCTGCTCTAAAGGTCTTTTGGCAAGACATTTATCTCTTCGAGAAATGCAACTGGAAAAACTGCATTTGGATAGCAAAAGATGATGGAATTTACATAAAAGATTTTGCTAACGTCCGTGATGAGTTTTCGAAAAAATGGGAAGAAGGATGGATTAAAACACAAGACTCTTACCGCTCATTGTAA
- the LOC126585994 gene encoding 26S proteasome regulatory subunit 4 homolog A, translating to MGQGTPGGLNRQGLPGDRKPDGNDKKEKKFEPAAPPARVGRKQRKQKGPEAAARLPTVTPLTKCKLRLLKLERIKDYLLMEEEFVTNQERLKPQEEKAEEDRSKVDDLRGSPMSVGNLEELIDENHAIVSSSVGPEYYVGILSFVDKDQLEPGCAILMHNKVLSVVGLLQDEVDPMVSVMKVEKAPLESYADIGGLDAQIQEIKEAVELPLTHPELYEDIGIRPPKGVILYGEPGTGKTLLAKAVANSTSATFLRVVGSELIQKYLGDGPKLVRELFRVADDLSPSIVFIDEIDAVGTKRYDAHSGGEREIQRTMLELLNQLDGFDSRGDVKVILATNRIESLDPALLRPGRIDRKIEFPLPDIKTRRRIFQIHTSRMTLADDVNLEEFVMTKDEFSGADIKAICTEAGLLALRERRMKVTHTDFKKAKEKVMFKKKEGVPEGLYM from the exons atgggTCAGGGAACGCCCGGTGGGTTGAACCGACAAGGTCTACCGGGCGACCGTAAGCCCGATGGGAACgacaagaaagagaagaagttCGAGCCGGCGGCTCCGCCTGCCCGAGTCGGCCGGAAACAGCGCAAGCAGAAGGGTCCCGAAGCTGCGGCACGGCTCCCGACGGTGACCCCGCTGACAAAGTGCAAGCTTCGGCTGCTGAAGCTGGAGAGAATCAAGGACTATCTCCTCATGGAGGAGGAGTTCGTCACAAACCAGGAGCGGCTCAAGCCGCAGGAGGAGAAAGCCGAGGAGGATAGATCTAAAGTTGACGATCTCCGAGGCTCACCGATGAGCGTGGGGAATCTGGAGGAGTTAATTGATGAGAATCACGCCATTGTTTCGTCCTCCGTCGGTCCTGAGTACTACGTTGGGATATTGTCCTTCGTGGATAAAGACCAATTGGAACCTGGGTGTGCGATTTTGATGCATAATAAG GTGCTTTCTGTTGTTGGGCTTCTTCAAGACGAAGTTGATCCGATGGTGTCAGTGATGAAGGTTGAGAAAGCTCCGTTGGAGTCATATGCTGACATTGGTGGATTGGATGCCCAGATACAGGAAATTAAAGAAGCTGTTGAGCTCCCACTGACTCATCCCGAGCTATATGAAGACATTGGTATCAGGCCACCTAAGGGAGTCATATTATATGGAGAGCCAGGAACGGGCAAGACCTTGCTTGCAAAG GCAGTGGCAAACTCTACGTCAGCAACCTTTTTGCGTGTTGTTGGTAGTGAGTTGATTCAGAAGTACTTGGGAGATGGTCCAAAATTAGTGAGGGAACTCTTCAGGGTTGCTGATGACCTCTCACCTTCTATCGTCTTCATTGACGAAATTGATGCAGTTGGTACAAAGAG GTATGATGCCCATTCAGGTGGTGAACGTGAAATTCAGAGGACCATGTTGGAGTTACTTAACCAGTTGGATGGTTTTGATTCAAGAGGAGATGTCAAGGTTATTCTCGCAACAAACAGAATTGAAAGCCTTGACCCAGCCTTGCTTCGTCCTGGCCGAATAGATAGGAAGATTGAATTCCCCCTTCCTGATATCAAAACAAGGAGGCGCATTTTCCAG ATTCACACATCAAGGATGACGTTGGCTGATGATGTCAACTTGGAAGAGTTTGTCATGACCAAGGATGAGTTTTCCGGGGCTGATATCAAGGCTATATGTACTGAAGCTGGTTTGCTTGCTTTAAGAGAGCGCCGTATGAAG GTGACGCACACGGACTTCAAGAAGGCGAAGGAAAAGGTGATgttcaagaagaaagaaggggtTCCAGAAGGACTTTATATGTGA
- the LOC126584419 gene encoding S-protein homolog 24-like translates to MRAFLSLPIFLLLAISTLVLSSPSSAAPLGPHSGDYLVQIRNDLSGGGATILEVHCKSKGGGDLGSHWISSGERFTVRFHNDRCVSTEYWCKLSWDEHSKSKSHGGNYRFFNCDESFLQSCGFQECTWKVQDDGIYLHDLHGLQDVKYYNWQT, encoded by the coding sequence ATGAGAGCCTTCTTAAGCCTCCCCATTTTCTTACTACTTGCAATCTCAACACTTGTTCTGTCTTCTCCATCCTCTGCTGCACCTCTTGGTCCGCATTCTGGCGACTACCTCGTCCAAATTCGGAACGACTTAAGTGGTGGCGGGGCCACCATTTTGGAGGTCCACTGCAAATCCAAAGGCGGAGGAGATTTGGGTAGCCATTGGATCAGCAGTGGCGAGCGTTTCACCGTACGTTTTCACAATGACAGATGTGTCTCAACTGAGTACTGGTGCAAGTTAAGCTGGGATGAGCACTCCAAATCCAAGAGTCATGGCGGCAACTACCGCTTCTTCAATTGCGACGAGTCGTTTCTTCAGTCATGTGGTTTCCAGGAGTGCACTTGGAAGGTTCAGGATGATGGGATATATTTGCATGACCTTCATGGATTACAAGATGTGAAATATTATAACTGGCAGACGTAA
- the LOC126584420 gene encoding uncharacterized protein LOC126584420: CGYSVPCFNKHKENPCALPVFSDEKPPTAGPELLVERPLVVEEPREVLQRPQLEAIASSSETRSSLKDENLQKLISSIDCSPDAEKELEKLWAWTCFRYLPTRSYLPSRHLRLQQTSVQTHKNIMLPSWGLLPLVSCPSLAAEFCTRV, from the exons tgcGGTTATTCTGTGCCCTGCTTCAATAAACACAAGG AAAACCCATGTGCTTTGCCAGTTTTTTCTGATGAAAAACCACCAA CTGCAGGTCCAGAATTACTGGTAGAGAGGCCGTTAGTTGTGGAGGAACCGCGCGAAGTGCTGCAAAGGCCGCAACTGGAGGCCATAG CTTCTTCCAGTGAAACTCGCAGTTCTTTGAAAGATGAGAACCTTCAGAAACTCATTTCGAGTATCGATTGTTCACCAGATGCAGAGAAG GAACTTGAAAAGCTATGGGCGTGGACGTGTTTCAGATATTTACCGACAAG ATCCTATCTACCATCGAGACATCTTCGACTTCAGCAAACCTCGGTGCAAACACATAAGAATATTATGCTGCCATCTTGGGGTCTTCTTCCTCTAGTTTCCTGCCCTTCTTTGGCCGCAGAATTTTGTACTCGGGTTTAA